In Oncorhynchus nerka isolate Pitt River linkage group LG21, Oner_Uvic_2.0, whole genome shotgun sequence, the following are encoded in one genomic region:
- the LOC135563560 gene encoding zinc finger protein 180-like codes for MSSLNYSPPVQEEEVCWTEKEGLWLNIVVKEEKEEEDVTVKQELGGEAATVKEEEKNVTVKEEEEAFRVKEEEDVTVKEEEEDVTVKEEEDEKEEDAVFGVKEEGEMTVTLKEEEEEVGDLFHTRAILNYCGSSGEPQQPHDAEEAEKSLSGSEQLNKHLQRSTGKRTHCCSDCGKRFTSSGIKIHQRTHTGEKSYSCGQCGKSFGQSGHLTQHQRTHTGEKPYSCGQCGKSFGQSCHLTQHQRTHTGEKPYSCGQCGKSFTTSRSLTLHQRTHTGEKPYSCGQCGKSFCRSGELTVHQRTHTGDKPYSCGQCGKSFGRSGELTVHQRTHTGEKSYSCGQCGKSFGQSSHLTLHQRTHTGEKPYSCGQCGKSFGQSSHLTLHQRTHTGEKPYRCGQCGKSFGRSGQLTSHQRTHTGEKLYSCDQCDKRYSDKRSLIKHQTMHT; via the exons atgagTTCACTCAACTACTCTCCTCCTGTTCAAGAAGaggaggtctgctggacggagaaagagggTCTGTGGCTGAACATTGTtgtgaaagaggagaaggaagaggaggatgtcacAGTTAAACAAGAATTAGGGGGTGAGGCTGctacagtgaaagaagaagagaaaaacgttacagtgaaagaagaggaagaagcgttcagagtgaaagaggaggaagatgttacagtaaaagaagaggaggaagatgttacagtaaaagaagaggaggatgagaaagaggaggatgcagtttttggagtgaaggaggagggggagatgactgtcacgttgaaagaggaagaagaggaggttggAGATCTGTTTCACACCA gagcgATACTTAACTattgtggatcctctggggagcctcaacaacctcatgatgctgaagaggcagagaagagtctctccggATCAGAACAACTCAATAAACACCTGCAGAGATCAACAGGGAAGAGaactcactgctgctctgactgtgggaagagattcacctcATCAGGTATtaaaattcatcagagaacacacacaggagagaaatcttatagctgtggtcaatgtgggaagagttttggtcaATCTGGCCATCTGAcgcaacaccagagaacacacacaggagagaaaccttacagctgtggccaatgtgggaagagttttggtcaATCTTGCCATCTGAcgcaacaccagagaacacacacaggagaaaaaccttacagctgtggtcaatgtgggaagagttttacaacATCTCGCtctctgactctacaccagagaacacacacaggagagaaaccttatagctgtggtcaatgtgggaagagtttttgtCGATCTGGAGAGctgacagtgcaccagagaacacacacaggagataaaccttatagctgtggtcaatgtgggaagagttttggtcgATCTGGAGAGctgacagtgcaccagagaacacacacaggagagaaatcttatagctgtggtcaatgtgggaagagttttggtcaATCTAGCcatctgactctacaccagagaacacacacaggagagaaaccttacagctgtggccaatgtgggaagagttttggtcaATCTAGCcatctgactctacaccagagaacacacacaggagagaaaccgtatagatgtggtcaatgtgggaagagttttggtaGATCTGGCCAGCTgacatcacaccagagaacacacacaggagagaaactatatagctgtgatcagtgtgacaagagatactctgataaaagatCTCTGATCAAACATCAGACAATGCATACATGA